From the genome of Turicibacter faecis, one region includes:
- a CDS encoding GNAT family N-acetyltransferase yields the protein MTLQQVGTRKMETERLVLRPFQVQDAQQMFENWASDEEVTRFLTWPTHESVQVTKQVLESWVSSYSNRDYYQWAIVLKKTGQVIGSLSLMNVNNETASAEAGYCIGRAYWNQGIVTEAFKAMISFGFERIGLDQLEAYHDVKNPASGRVMQKCGLQPCGQCLRPNPKGENGVVWCEKYIIKSPR from the coding sequence ATGACCCTTCAACAGGTCGGAACACGAAAGATGGAGACCGAGCGGTTAGTCTTACGCCCCTTTCAGGTACAGGATGCACAACAGATGTTTGAAAATTGGGCGAGCGATGAGGAAGTGACACGCTTTTTAACATGGCCTACCCACGAATCGGTACAAGTAACGAAACAAGTGCTTGAATCGTGGGTGTCATCCTATTCTAATCGGGACTATTATCAATGGGCCATCGTATTAAAGAAAACGGGACAAGTGATTGGAAGCTTGAGTTTAATGAACGTTAACAACGAGACGGCAAGCGCTGAAGCGGGCTACTGTATTGGACGTGCGTATTGGAATCAGGGAATCGTAACAGAAGCCTTCAAGGCGATGATTTCTTTTGGGTTTGAACGGATAGGTCTTGACCAACTAGAGGCCTATCACGATGTTAAAAATCCGGCTTCTGGACGTGTGATGCAAAAATGCGGACTTCAACCGTGTGGTCAATGTCTTCGTCCTAATCCAAAGGGAGAAAACGGCGTCGTATGGTGTGAAAAATACATCATCAAATCACCGAGATAA